The Hippoglossus hippoglossus isolate fHipHip1 chromosome 10, fHipHip1.pri, whole genome shotgun sequence DNA segment GATGTATTAAATATTTCTCCACGTTAATACTCTGCtatgtgtgtactgtgtgtctgtgtgtgcagtataTTCGGTGCCATCCGCACTGGGAGTTACATGACGTACATCCTGATGACAAAAGGCCTCAAACAGTCAGTTTGTGATCAGAGCTTTTACAACGGGCCCGTCAGCAAGTTCTGGGCGTACGCCTTCGTACTCAGTAAAGCACCAGAGCTGGGTAAGTCAACACCTTCTTAGAGCTCACGTTGCTCATCATGCACACTGGTAAGataatgttttcatcagttcaATGCAACTGCTCATCAAAAATCTTTTCTCCTTTATTCATCTCAGTTTTAAAGTTAGGATAAAGACAACAGCATGTTAGTGAACAACAGTTGCTCTCTTTGAAAATCAATTAATTGCAAcgagtgtgtttttatttgcagtgaCTGACAACATTGATTTTCAGAGCTTTGCCTTTCCTTCATTATTAAAAcgataatattaaatattgacATTTCTTCATCAAATTGGAATTGGCCTCTGCATTCGATATTTCAGACATGATTTAACTTTAATACCTGAAGAATTGAAGAACCTTTTATTTCTCCATCTTTCATATCAAATGTGACCTTATaactttatttctgtgtgtggtCCCTTTTCTTATCTGTGTCCTTCTGATGTTTAAAATGCCACAAACTCCAGGTTTAAACTTAGAGCAGTGGTTCCACTCGGTGAGAATCAAATGAAAGGCAGCACATAGACACAAGGTCATGAATTACGAAAATGTTTCACACTTTCAAACACGTGTACATTTACTtcctgtattttaaaaatataatgtcaTAGTGATGGGAAATGAAGGTTCCTTAAATTACTGGGTTTCGTTTTCTTCGTTACTTCctaaaatgaagtaaaaaccTGATTATGAAGTCATTCACATCAATCAGACtgtatttgtataaataaaaacaatgtaacacaacaTGCTTTTTCGAATAAtaccaataaaaacaataacaacccTTCTTAAATGTTGGAAACACCACATGCATGTAAACAGATTGAGATAAAGATAAACACCAACATCAGCATTTTAGTGACTTGCAGCTGAAAATATATGTTCACTACTCTTTTCTATTATGGCATCGTTTGTTTCTAGATTAATTAGAACTATAGTGGTTTATTTTTGAAAGCTTATGGATGTTGTCATTATACTGGATAACTAATGTAGATACGGATTTTACTGtcacttgtgtttctgtttattatcTCAAGTTTTCAGCTTTGTGGCTTTAACAAACAGTCTCTGCGTGTTTGAGTGTTCCAGTCATTTTGAATGGGCCCTTAATAGTAACAGTAATGATGGTCTCTTTCCTCCTTGTCCCATCCCTTCATTcatcctccttcttctcctttccCACCTCTAGGTGACACCCTCTTCATCGTCCTGAGGAAGCAGAAGCTCATCTTCCTCCACTGGTACCACCACATCACCGTGCTGCTGTACTCCTGGTACTCCTACAAAGACATGGTGGCCGGCGGCGGGTGGTTCATGACCATGAACTACTTGGTCCACGCCGTCATGTACTCTTACTACGCCTTACGGGCGGCCGGCTTCAAGGTGTCGCGCAACTTCGCCATGTTCATCACGCTGACCCAGATCACCCAGATGGTCATGGGCTGCGTCGTCAACTACTGGGTGTACTCGTGGATGCAGCAGGGGCAGGAGTGTCCATCCCACATGCAGAACATTGTGTGGTCCTCTCTCATGTACCTCAGCTACTTTGTGCTCTTCATCCAGTTCTTCTTCGAGGCCTACATCGCCAAGTCCAGAGCATCAGCTGCGGCCATCACCAAGAAgaggaagtaaaagaaaatgccATAAGTACGGGAAGATAATGACGAAAGAGGCAGTTTGAAACGAAGAGCAGGGACCACTGACttgagagggagagtggggggggggggggggggcggggggtgggggtgggggttaaTGAAGAGGTGGGGTGGAGGTCGGGGAAGCGGGTGGGGGTGGGAGGGACAAGAGGATGGCTGGTGTTTGTGCTTGAGCATTACTAATAATGTGCAGATCTTAAAAACGCCTGGTCCGAGGTGACGTGTCTGTTGCGCGACGCCACTTTCAGAAGCCATCGCCATGAGTTGTCCCCCCGAAGTGTAAAAAACCCCCTTTTTTGAATCCAACATTAAAtcgtttttaaaatattattaaaaagatTACATTTGCCACAAGCATATGTTTATTcgatatttaaaaaagaagaagaaatgaatccGTACATATGAAGATGGATGGAATCAGTGTCAACTGGAGCCGTCTGAGTATGTTTTCGTCATCTGTGTTTGTCGTTTTGTTGGGATCTGTCAGGAGAAAAGGTTTGAGACGCCGGCGAGTGCTCGGAGCTGCTGTGCGTTGGCGGCGGATGTGAAACCGATGGTTGGTGAACGGCACTGGATCTTCTGTGTCTTACATTGCAACACGCGATATATATATTTCTCAGGTCTTTAGGTTATCTCCTTTATACAATATGCATATCAAGACAAGGTAGACGTGGGTTAACATCAGCCCGGGTTTACAGTTCGGCCGCGCGGTTTGGGAATGACTGGACTGACCCGGATGATCACACTGCTCCGGGGCACAAGGGGAACCAGACGCTGACAGTGCCCTGCTTCACCGTTCGTCATGACCTTGCAGAAGCTGCCGACCACACTTGGGGAAAAAAGGACCTTTCATTGATTTCCAAACGCTTGTCTGTGTTGAAGGGTCCCCACCAGTGAAGAGTCTGTCGGACACTGAAATCATAAATGAAGGACAATGTTTagcaaaaggcaaaaaaaaaatcaaacatgcaAATTGTCAAAATCTGCTGTTATTGACTTAGTATGTATCATTAATGGCGTCTGTTGTGCTATCGTGCATTTGCACCGTGTCAATGTCCAAAACAAATGTTGCTGAAAAACGTAACGTGCGAACAAAGAGTGCTCAAATGTGACGTGCCTGTCgtctgctttttcttttgtgtcttaGCTGTGATGTCTTGGTTTTAcacaaatctttatttcttGGTAATACTCAGGTCAGAGGGCGATTATCagttataaatatcagtttatCTGTTCAGCTGTTAGCACagagactgtttataaagattgaGCTTCAAAACTGCTCATTTGACCTAAGGACTCCATAGAGATGCTGAATTGTATTATATTAAACAGGACACACCTCTTGATTGTAGATTTTAATGCTGCTTATATTTGATATGAATTTTActattaaaaaaattgaattgatCCAGTTATCTCCTACTCAAACTGGAATTTATTGATGCTCCCTAAATGACAGCCCTGTCATCCGAGGTGAAAGTCCAACCTAAAACCAACTTCACTCTTTTATGGACAATGGGAGGGAATGGAGGCAGtcaaacttttatttgtttagcccaTTTTCCTCATAGGGTTTAACCAGGTTGAACGTCCTCGGACCTTTACCCTCAACTGTACAGAGGGAAAACTAACcaccaaaaaatgttttacctaAATTGAATAAACTGCTCCAGCGAAAGAACgcaataaaaaaagttaaaaaaaaggtcATTGGAGAAGTAAaggacaacaaaaacaaaactgtgtctCTTAGTTTGAGTTACAACAATATGTTTAATATCCTAACTGCCAAGTGAACTTAATATTTCCTTCTGGCTGTATAAAGAAGTCTGAGGAATCTGAACAGATCTTCGAAACTGAGGTAAGTGATAGAAAGAAACGTCCTGAAAGGGTTTAACAGGAAAGGATTGTTTTTAATCCTCAGTCGACTCAGATGCTtccttatcttatctcatcttgtTTCACTTCACTGAGCCTCACCTGAAACTGTCCAGAGCCACTTAGAAGACTTCTGGTGTACGTGTTATACAAACTCGTATTATATTGAGCAAAACTAGACCTTATCTTTTAAATCATCGATTCCTATGATCTGtgataaataacatttaaacacCTGGTTCTGTTCAGCCAATGAGATTCTGCAGCCTCCAGGTAAATCACTGCACTTCCTCATCTCAGATCAGCTGTGGATTCAACTGGGAAGATGTTAAACTGGTGGACAGAACTGAGATCCTTTGAGGTCTCGATTATTtaaactgatttgtttgtgtgtttgttgtttctctctgaaaaCTGGTATTTTCTTAAATCTTTATTGTTACTGAATTTCACACAGACTGGCCTGAAAAGggacttttctcttttcccacTACAGtgagaaatatttattcaaactgaACAGTTGCTCCATGGTTGAAGCTTGCAGGCCCCATTTCATATGCTTACACAACAGACAATGAATTTAGTCTAAAACCCCTTAAGGGACATTTTTCAATAAACAACATGAACAACTGCAGATGAATTATACTTCATGCACGAACCAATTTCATAATATGAAACATTTCTCACAAATGAAGGTTTTTGCTCTTCCCTGGTTATAGATTATTATCATTGGATAGATTATTACTTTATTTCCTTACAAATTAAGTGTCACAGTTTGTGCAGAATGGAATTCTTTAGACACTATCGCCATCTGCTGGAAGAAAGACAGTGCAGCCTCACATGTAAATGATTAGGAACGAGACAGACAAATGATcctaataaataatattatggTCTGTATGGTAGATATGCTCATGGATTTTCTAAAACAAGGTGTCTACACAATAAATGATGTGTGTTGATTTCACTTTGGGCTGAGCATGGTTTTAATGTGAGAATATTAAATGTTTGCTAAACTTCTTTTTATCTCCACAAGCACACAGGAGGAAGACAGAATACTTGttaatttatatgaaaataatttacattacattacagctACAATTATAAGTTGTTTAATCAACAACTATTATGATCAATTTAAACAATTGTTATAGTAGTTTTAGTTGTTTCTACCTTCTAAAATATGAGGATTTCATGCTTCTATTTCATACATGACAGtgaactgaatatttttgaGTTCTTGGATTGTTGGTCAAACAAAATAGAGCGTTAGAAAAACATCACCTCGACCTGCAGGGAATTCAAACTGGTATTTCTCACCATTTACTGTCACTTTACAGACAAAATGattaatacaaatgtatttaatctaCACTAGTTGCATCTTCtctttaaaccttttaaaactACTAAACATTTTCCATCATCAGTTGTATGTTGCCTGAATTAATACagtatttgaaaaaagaaaaaagatatttgGATTGAAATTCATAAATCAAATATCTCCAAATACGTCCTCTGATATAATTCAATAATTTGAAATAGCTCCAAACAATATTTGAATGTAAATGAGACACATTTATGCTTTGATGATGCATGTTGCACCACTTAGAGGAACCATTTCAGGCTTTAAACCAGTGAAGTCTAATGGTTCCCTGCTGCCCCTCAGGAGATTAAACTAACAAGGGAACTCCCAGgttctgttctttctctcccgCATAGATTCTGGCTCACGTATCTATGTCTAATATATGTATtagaccacccccccccccccccccccccccccccctccactttTTAGACTTTAAATCTGCCAAAATCCTTTCAAACCAGTGTTACTCTGTCCTGCTCAAGAGCCGAGGAGACCAACTACTGACCTGGAGGATCAGAGCAAAGCCTTTGAGTGGGCAGCTAATTCCCTCTTTAGCCCTCATCAGCTGTCCTCCGGGCCGTGATGGAGACGAGAGCGATAAAGCAAAGCTAGTCCCATCTGGCAGAAACATACTAAACTCGCTAATAGAGAAGGAATTATAACACTGCATTTGTTTGAGGACTCGCACAATCACATCTCATTCCTTTATCGTTTTAGTTTATCAGAGTAACTATTCAACTAATTAACTCTTACTGCCTTTTCTTATAATTGTATTCATCTGTTTCATCTGACTTTTAAATGACGAAAACTCGGAACCCAAAACTGAAGGTTTAACGTTGAATATGTCCACATCACAAGTGACGTGAGATCCCATCGAGTGAAGATGATGCTTTTGAAACTATCCTCTCTCATTCTCTTACATGGATCtttacattttgtaattttgtcCATTAAAGTTTATGATATCACACATTGAGCCAGTTGTGTCATTGGAGGTCTGGAGCTGGTGACCTGTGAGTGTAGAGACAACACTTTTAATCAACTTGTAAATTACCACTGAATTAAAAAGGCTAATTCATCTGATGACTTTAATATGAAGAATTCATAATTTGCATTGCATTAGAAAATCTATCAATGGTTGTTTCAGCATCGATAATATCTACGTGAGGCCACTGCTCATTGCTATCGTCTCAACTCATGTTCTTACTCAATATGAAACTCAAATTAAAACCTAACAATCTCAACCAATGTCTTTTAACCATTAAACCTAATGTGCAACAATCCAAACCAATAGAAAAAGTTTATAAATGGCTCATATTCTGACTTTTAAATAAACGGCTGCAGGATTGACTGAGTGGACGTTGAAGGTTTTCATACAGTGTAAATGAAGCTGAGCCACATTCACCCTGATTCAAACCCATTGCTTATTGCCAGCAGGTCGTTGAACTGAACAATAAATATTCCAATCACACGTGCTGCAGAGTTTCAGCTTCATAAAGTCTGCACTGATTTGAAGGGATGAACCTGTGGGGCTGTGTATGTCAGTTTATGAGGTACCTCTATAGCTAAAATACAGGCTGATACAACACTCCTGTGATTTATTCTACCGTAATGAAGGTTGTATGTTTCTAATAACATTGAAATCAATGCTGCTTCCATAAATCCGACCCCCGAGGCCCCTGTTACTTACAGTGTCAGTGACTCTATTGCCCCCTGTTGCCCCAATTGAGGAGTAATGCAAGATAAATTGACACTGGGCCCAATTTCATCTTTACTTGAAGGctgatctgctgctgtttaGAGCGGTGCCCTAACCTATCTGTCCGCCCTAATGGAGGCCAATATATATAGATGAGTGTGTCTTGCCAGGAAAATCAATATCTATGTGGCGGCTGATGGTTTTCAAGTGAAAGTGCTTTGTTTTCTGCCACTGCCTCGAAACAAAGAGGCTGCGGCTGCTTCTATTAACAATCCCCAGTCAACCTTGAGACGGAGTCGcagacagagactcagagagaaATAGACAgatgggggggtggtggtggtggtggtggtggagggtgGCAGCAGTGGTACCAGCATCACTAGAGCGTTAGATTTGGTGGAGGATAGAAAAGCATCGTCAGTGGAGCATGGGCAGGAGCTCTGAAGAAGTGATGGACTGTGACGAGCTGTGAATGGACAAAATAATCTCTCAATTATAACAAAGATAATGTCATTAGAAACGTGTGTTTTTAACATGGAAATGGACGATAGAGAAGAACGGACAAAGTTTACTGATGGTAAAAATTCTCACGCAAACTGAGGTTAGTGGTGAATAAGTTGAAGTTATTAACAAAGCCATTTTTTCGGTGAATGTAGTTTT contains these protein-coding regions:
- the elovl6 gene encoding elongation of very long chain fatty acids protein 6, coding for MSVLALQEYEFERQFNEDEAIRWMQENWKKSFLFSALYAACILGGRHVMKQREKFELRKPLVLWSLTLAVFSIFGAIRTGSYMTYILMTKGLKQSVCDQSFYNGPVSKFWAYAFVLSKAPELGDTLFIVLRKQKLIFLHWYHHITVLLYSWYSYKDMVAGGGWFMTMNYLVHAVMYSYYALRAAGFKVSRNFAMFITLTQITQMVMGCVVNYWVYSWMQQGQECPSHMQNIVWSSLMYLSYFVLFIQFFFEAYIAKSRASAAAITKKRK